In Pseudomonas fluorescens, the following are encoded in one genomic region:
- a CDS encoding BatD family protein translates to MTRFTVLLLALLHGLLFCTVQAQAAELVASVDRSRLSSGETVELTLESSDVTQFGKPDLTALEPLFEVRGTRQVNQLNTLSGENQATTRWIVTLLPRQNGSVVIPSLQLGELQSQPITLQVVESETPDNPDKRAPVFIDASLDQTSVYVQAQAVLTLRIYHSVSLYDDSSLPPLQIPDARIEQLGESRTYEKDIDGQRHGVIEMRYAIYPQHSGELIIPAQVFNAALVDPQPVQDTAQGPKAGKLMRVTSTELLLSVKAKPITYPADAPWLPARSLTLSESWNPEPDHTLVGDSLTRSLTVKAEGLSSTQLPPLPGTDVGGLRRYPDQPVLGNQISERGLVGSREDREALVPTRTGAIELPTVDVVWWNTFEDHLEHSSLPARTLHVAANPSLVVDTPSGTSPTDASADSEALWRWKLSTLILACTTLLGFGLWWRGRWQPAVARAAQTGPSPRTVLDDLKRACQANDSHATRQALDAWARQQPETLADMAARFVPLSNALDGLNGALYSETGQYWQGDELWRAIKAIPIAERVQDPVGDSGLPPLYPK, encoded by the coding sequence ATGACCCGCTTCACCGTTTTATTGCTCGCGCTGCTGCATGGCCTGTTGTTCTGCACCGTTCAGGCACAGGCAGCAGAACTGGTCGCCAGTGTTGATCGCAGTCGCCTGAGCTCGGGCGAGACGGTCGAACTGACCCTGGAATCCAGCGATGTTACGCAGTTCGGCAAACCTGACCTGACAGCGCTGGAGCCGTTGTTCGAAGTGCGCGGCACACGCCAGGTCAACCAGCTGAACACCCTGAGCGGTGAAAACCAGGCCACCACCCGCTGGATCGTCACCCTCCTGCCCCGGCAAAACGGCAGCGTGGTGATTCCGTCACTGCAACTGGGCGAACTGCAGAGCCAGCCGATCACCCTGCAAGTGGTCGAGAGTGAAACACCGGACAACCCGGACAAACGGGCCCCGGTGTTCATTGATGCCAGCCTCGATCAAACCAGCGTGTACGTGCAAGCCCAGGCGGTCCTGACCCTGCGCATCTATCATTCGGTGTCGCTGTACGACGACAGCAGCCTGCCGCCCTTGCAGATACCTGACGCACGCATCGAACAATTGGGCGAATCACGCACCTACGAAAAAGACATCGACGGCCAGCGCCATGGCGTGATCGAAATGCGCTACGCGATCTACCCGCAACACAGTGGCGAACTGATCATTCCGGCGCAGGTTTTCAACGCCGCGCTGGTCGACCCACAACCGGTACAGGACACCGCCCAGGGGCCCAAAGCCGGCAAGCTGATGCGCGTCACCTCGACCGAACTGCTGTTGTCGGTCAAGGCCAAACCCATTACCTATCCGGCCGACGCGCCCTGGCTGCCTGCACGCAGCCTGACCCTGAGCGAAAGCTGGAACCCGGAGCCGGATCACACCCTGGTCGGCGATTCGCTGACCCGCAGCCTGACGGTGAAGGCCGAAGGCTTGTCCAGCACCCAACTGCCACCGCTGCCTGGCACCGATGTCGGTGGCCTGCGCCGCTACCCGGATCAACCGGTGCTCGGCAACCAAATCAGCGAACGTGGCCTGGTCGGCAGCCGTGAAGACCGCGAGGCCCTGGTGCCGACGCGGACCGGCGCCATCGAGTTGCCCACCGTCGACGTGGTCTGGTGGAACACCTTCGAAGACCATCTGGAACACAGCAGCCTGCCTGCCCGCACGCTGCACGTGGCGGCCAACCCGAGCCTGGTGGTCGACACCCCGTCCGGCACCTCACCGACCGATGCCAGCGCCGACAGCGAAGCACTGTGGCGCTGGAAACTCAGCACCTTGATCCTGGCCTGCACCACCCTGCTCGGCTTCGGCCTCTGGTGGCGTGGCCGCTGGCAACCGGCGGTGGCGCGTGCCGCTCAAACCGGCCCGAGCCCGCGCACCGTGCTCGACGACCTCAAGCGCGCCTGCCAGGCCAACGATTCCCACGCCACCCGCCAGGCCCTCGACGCCTGGGCCCGCCAACAACCGGAAACCCTGGCCGACATGGCCGCCCGCTTCGTGCCACTGTCCAACGCCCTCGACGGCCTGAACGGCGCGCTGTACAGCGAAACCGGCCAGTACTGGCAAGGTGACGAGTTGTGGCGGGCGATCAAGGCGATCCCGATTGCCGAACGGGTGCAGGACCCGGTCGGTGACAGTGGGTTGCCGCCGCTTTACCCCAAGTAA
- a CDS encoding PIG-L family deacetylase, translating into MIPPSLESMMGQRILLLSPHADDVAYSIGGIVVRLSMRADLHLMTVFGHSGWALPQASCETSADAISAEREREDRAYCARRWIDYELLPCPDSFVMGYDEATELGIAATDDPRTEGVVNLIRNAVACRVPQIVLAPCGLGGHVDHQIVRIAADALDHVEVLYYEDVPYSSSLPLSQLERQLAVQGLTPALTADIEVVLESKCEDMWGYRSQTSASTIAEMLLHAGRVGTGTARYAERLWRRTS; encoded by the coding sequence ATGATCCCGCCATCCCTGGAGTCAATGATGGGCCAGCGAATCCTGCTGCTTTCACCGCACGCGGATGATGTTGCCTACTCCATAGGCGGCATTGTAGTGCGGCTTTCCATGCGAGCGGATCTCCATCTGATGACAGTTTTCGGCCACAGCGGATGGGCACTGCCGCAGGCTTCGTGCGAGACATCCGCAGATGCGATATCGGCAGAACGGGAGCGGGAGGATCGTGCGTATTGCGCACGACGGTGGATCGATTACGAACTTCTGCCCTGTCCGGACAGCTTTGTAATGGGATATGACGAAGCGACAGAACTTGGCATTGCCGCTACCGATGACCCTAGGACCGAGGGCGTCGTGAACTTGATCCGTAACGCCGTGGCGTGTCGGGTGCCTCAGATTGTGCTTGCTCCGTGCGGTCTTGGCGGGCATGTCGATCATCAGATCGTACGAATTGCCGCAGATGCGCTGGATCACGTTGAAGTCCTTTACTACGAAGACGTTCCCTACAGTTCCAGCTTGCCGCTATCGCAACTCGAAAGACAGCTTGCCGTTCAAGGCCTAACACCCGCCCTGACGGCCGACATCGAAGTTGTGTTGGAAAGCAAGTGCGAGGACATGTGGGGATACCGCTCTCAGACCAGTGCATCCACCATCGCTGAGATGTTGCTACATGCCGGCCGTGTCGGGACTGGCACCGCACGATATGCGGAGCGCCTGTGGCGCCGCACGAGTTGA
- a CDS encoding AAA family ATPase yields the protein MKILAIRLKNLASLAGPFEIDFTAEPLASAGLFAITGPTGAGKSTLLDALCLALFGAVPRLNNTGRDAKVPDADGEIATGDPRTLLRRGTGEGYAEVDFVGVDGRRYRARWEANRARDKAAGKLQASRQSLRDIDQDQLLASQKGEYKTQLEAALGLNFEQFTRAVMLAQSEFSAFLKADDNDRSELLEKLTDTALYTRLGRRAFDKTKEAREAHKLLQDQASGVTPLSPEARAELDGRFNQAQQQHKAQQAQLKQLELQDTWLKDLRRLQDEHLAASEQLQSAQTHWEALASERLRFTRLEQLAPQRHQFARKAEVDALLTPLAAQIALHTQQHGELGERQTQLEQQLSAARIALSETQQRQADSTPLLRQAFEAQSTLARLAKDTALSAEARQQAQQACTQGQGTIQTLLDQQARGAADLQRIASGLEQSTHLAPLSDAWNAYRDRLQQLMLVGNRLNQGQAELASLEQNAASTDQALTAQKQQLEVLFKEAGAEPDAVAEQIGILGSLLQDNRKQLRAVEDLARLWASQQDLDKRGAELQQRQLTAQQERERLTQDGVKAKADLSVAEQTLNVTRELLERQRLARSASVEELRAQLQDDQPCPVCGSNEHPYHQPEALLQSLGRFDESEQANAQKAVDLLKERLTDLRAEVGGLIAQQKELLQQQEQLATQQKALAPSLEAHPLATQLLNQDAAKRDAWLIQQNSQLNQSISQDEQRQSALLTLQQDAARLTQQLRHAETAHQQAAQHLSNQQRELGNDRQRLDEELSAFASLLPAETLQALRVEPAATFMQLDRQIAERLTQLEQQKEELAEQQQRQQNLEKEQDRQQSRVQQLQAAEQQFSGLAEQQQASQHTLGQLLGEHSSAEHWQQQLEQAVELARSAEASTAQTLQSVLTQSVQLAAELKAQQERVNALEGEERELAGKIGDWRARHPELDDGGLEDLLRVDDTQVSELRQRLQHSEKAIEQASVLVQERDKRLLDHQAQHNGNLDAEQLASSLIDLQNLAATSEQHCAELRAEQAEDQRRQNANQALAQQIADAYSEYQRWARLNALIGSATGDTFRKIAQAYNLDLLVHHANVQLRQLVRRYRLKRGGSMLGLLVMDTEMGDELRSVHSLSGGETFLVSLALALGLASMASSTLKIESLFIDEGFGSLDPESLQLAMDALDGLQAQGRKVAVISHVQEMHERIPVQIQVQRQGNGLSTLEVK from the coding sequence ATGAAAATCCTCGCGATCCGCCTGAAAAACCTCGCCTCCCTGGCCGGGCCATTTGAAATCGACTTCACCGCTGAACCCCTGGCCAGTGCCGGACTGTTCGCCATCACCGGTCCCACCGGCGCCGGCAAAAGCACCTTGCTCGATGCCCTGTGCCTGGCGCTGTTTGGCGCCGTGCCACGCCTGAACAACACCGGCCGCGACGCCAAGGTGCCGGACGCCGATGGCGAAATCGCTACCGGCGACCCGCGCACCCTGCTGCGTCGCGGCACGGGTGAAGGCTATGCGGAAGTGGATTTCGTCGGTGTCGACGGTCGCCGCTACCGCGCCCGCTGGGAAGCCAATCGCGCCCGGGACAAGGCCGCTGGCAAGCTGCAGGCCAGTCGCCAGAGCTTGCGTGACATCGATCAGGATCAATTGCTCGCCAGCCAGAAAGGCGAATACAAGACTCAGCTTGAAGCCGCACTGGGGCTGAATTTCGAACAGTTCACTCGCGCAGTGATGTTGGCGCAAAGCGAGTTCAGCGCATTCCTCAAGGCCGACGACAACGACCGCAGCGAACTGCTGGAAAAGCTCACCGACACGGCGCTCTACACCCGCCTCGGTCGTCGCGCCTTCGACAAGACCAAAGAGGCTCGCGAGGCGCACAAGCTGCTGCAGGATCAGGCCAGCGGTGTGACGCCGTTATCACCCGAAGCCCGCGCGGAACTGGACGGGCGCTTCAACCAGGCGCAGCAACAACACAAGGCCCAGCAGGCGCAGCTCAAACAACTTGAACTGCAGGACACCTGGCTCAAGGACCTGCGTCGCTTGCAGGATGAACATCTGGCCGCCAGCGAACAACTGCAATCGGCGCAGACCCACTGGGAAGCCCTGGCCAGTGAACGCTTGAGGTTCACCCGCCTCGAACAGCTGGCCCCGCAACGGCACCAGTTCGCCCGTAAAGCCGAGGTCGATGCGCTGCTGACACCCTTGGCGGCGCAAATTGCCTTGCACACGCAGCAGCATGGCGAACTCGGCGAGCGTCAGACGCAGCTTGAGCAACAGCTCAGCGCCGCCCGAATCGCCTTGAGCGAAACCCAACAGCGACAAGCCGACAGCACGCCGTTGCTGCGTCAGGCCTTCGAAGCGCAAAGCACCCTCGCCCGCCTGGCCAAGGACACCGCCCTCAGCGCCGAAGCCAGGCAACAGGCGCAACAGGCCTGCACCCAGGGCCAGGGCACGATTCAGACCTTGCTCGATCAGCAAGCCCGCGGCGCCGCGGACTTGCAGCGCATCGCCAGCGGGCTGGAGCAAAGTACGCATCTGGCACCGTTGAGCGATGCCTGGAATGCCTACCGCGACCGGCTGCAACAGTTGATGTTGGTCGGCAACCGGTTGAATCAGGGTCAGGCCGAATTGGCCAGCCTGGAACAAAACGCCGCGAGCACCGACCAGGCACTCACCGCGCAGAAGCAGCAACTGGAGGTGCTGTTCAAGGAGGCCGGTGCCGAACCGGATGCCGTCGCCGAGCAGATCGGCATTCTGGGCAGCCTGTTGCAGGACAACCGCAAGCAACTGCGCGCCGTCGAAGACCTGGCGCGCCTGTGGGCCAGCCAGCAGGACCTGGACAAGCGCGGCGCCGAGCTGCAACAGCGCCAGCTCACCGCGCAGCAGGAACGTGAACGCCTGACCCAGGACGGGGTCAAGGCCAAGGCTGATCTGAGCGTTGCCGAACAGACCCTCAACGTCACCCGCGAACTGCTGGAGCGTCAGCGTCTGGCGCGCAGTGCCAGTGTCGAAGAGCTGCGCGCGCAATTGCAGGATGACCAGCCGTGCCCGGTCTGCGGCAGCAACGAGCATCCGTATCATCAGCCGGAAGCCCTGCTGCAGAGCCTCGGCCGCTTTGATGAAAGCGAACAGGCCAACGCGCAGAAGGCCGTCGACCTGCTCAAAGAAAGACTCACTGACTTGCGCGCCGAAGTCGGTGGGTTGATCGCCCAGCAAAAGGAACTGCTGCAACAGCAGGAGCAACTGGCGACCCAGCAGAAAGCCCTCGCCCCAAGTCTGGAAGCCCATCCGCTGGCGACCCAACTGCTGAATCAGGATGCCGCCAAACGCGACGCCTGGCTCATCCAGCAAAACAGTCAGCTCAACCAGAGCATCAGCCAGGACGAGCAACGGCAGAGTGCACTGCTCACCCTGCAACAGGATGCCGCGCGCCTGACCCAGCAACTGCGCCATGCCGAAACCGCGCACCAGCAAGCGGCTCAGCACCTGAGCAATCAACAGCGCGAACTGGGCAACGACCGCCAGCGCCTGGACGAAGAACTCAGCGCATTCGCCAGCCTGCTGCCGGCCGAAACCCTGCAAGCACTGCGCGTCGAACCGGCCGCGACCTTCATGCAGCTCGACCGGCAGATCGCCGAGCGCCTGACGCAACTCGAGCAACAAAAGGAAGAACTGGCCGAGCAGCAACAGCGCCAGCAAAACCTGGAGAAGGAACAGGATCGCCAGCAAAGCCGCGTGCAGCAATTGCAGGCCGCCGAACAGCAGTTCAGCGGGCTGGCCGAGCAGCAACAGGCGAGCCAGCACACGCTCGGGCAACTACTCGGTGAACACAGCAGCGCCGAGCATTGGCAGCAGCAACTGGAACAGGCCGTGGAACTGGCACGCAGCGCCGAAGCCAGCACCGCGCAGACATTGCAAAGCGTCCTCACGCAGTCCGTGCAACTCGCCGCCGAGCTCAAGGCCCAGCAGGAACGCGTGAACGCGCTGGAAGGCGAAGAACGTGAGCTCGCCGGCAAGATCGGCGACTGGCGTGCCCGTCATCCCGAGCTGGATGACGGCGGCCTCGAAGACTTGCTGCGCGTCGACGACACCCAGGTCAGCGAACTGCGCCAGCGCTTGCAGCACAGTGAAAAAGCCATCGAACAGGCCAGCGTCCTGGTGCAGGAACGCGACAAGCGCTTGCTCGATCACCAGGCACAACACAACGGCAACCTTGATGCCGAGCAGTTGGCCAGTTCGCTGATCGACCTGCAAAACCTCGCCGCCACCAGCGAGCAACACTGCGCCGAACTGCGCGCCGAGCAGGCCGAGGACCAGCGCCGGCAGAACGCCAATCAGGCCCTGGCGCAGCAGATTGCCGACGCCTACAGCGAGTATCAACGCTGGGCGCGCCTGAATGCGTTGATCGGCTCCGCCACCGGCGACACCTTCCGCAAGATCGCCCAGGCCTACAACCTCGACCTGCTGGTGCACCACGCCAACGTGCAATTGCGCCAACTGGTGCGCCGCTATCGCCTCAAGCGCGGCGGCAGCATGCTCGGCTTGCTGGTGATGGACACCGAAATGGGCGACGAACTGCGCTCGGTGCATTCTCTGTCCGGTGGCGAGACCTTCCTGGTGTCGCTGGCGCTCGCCCTCGGCCTGGCATCGATGGCGTCGAGCACGTTGAAAATCGAGTCGCTGTTCATCGACGAAGGCTTCGGCAGCCTCGATCCGGAATCCCTGCAACTGGCCATGGACGCCCTCGACGGCTTGCAGGCCCAAGGCCGCAAGGTCGCGGTGATTTCCCACGTACAGGAAATGCATGAACGGATTCCGGTGCAGATCCAGGTCCAGCGCCAGGGCAACGGCCTGAGCACCCTGGAGGTGAAATGA
- a CDS encoding ABC transporter ATP-binding protein, protein MLGFFEKLLYPFPASEPSPPPRGFFAFLWACTQGVRGKIAAMAVLTMIMSALDVMLIAMLGHIVDWLSVQVPSRLWAERGEILLWLVAVMVASIAVVALQTVVKHQTLTVNLPMRLRWNFHRLMLGQSMAFYQDEFAGRITAKVMQTSLAVRETIFVLADVIVAMSIYVTSMIILVGVLDTQLVWPFVGWFVLYVTALFYFVPRLGKFGKEQADARALLTGRVTDAYTNIATVKLFSHSQREAGFAREAMREFMRTGYGEMRLVSAFEIVNHLLGIGLTIGTTGTALWLWSQGAVGVGAVAAGTAMALRLQGISQWLMWEMTSLFENVGIVQDGMKTLSIRPTVLDAPDAVDLAATRGEVCFERVSFRYAESGLRVIDDLDLTVRPGEKIGLVGRSGAGKSTLLNLLLRFHDLESGRILIDGQNIAHATQDSLRSQIGMVTQDISLLHRSVADNISYGRPNATLVEIEAAARRAEAHTFIRNLSDAGKRCGYEVHVGERGVKLSGGQRQRIAIARAMLKDAPILLLDEATSALDSEVEAVIQRSLYRLMEGKTVIAIAHRLSTIAAMDRLIVLDEGRVVEEGDHTTLLAQGGLYARLWAHQSGGYLGDPK, encoded by the coding sequence TTGCTCGGCTTCTTTGAAAAACTGCTCTACCCGTTCCCTGCTTCCGAGCCATCGCCGCCGCCCCGGGGATTCTTCGCCTTTCTTTGGGCTTGCACGCAGGGCGTACGTGGCAAGATCGCAGCCATGGCGGTACTCACAATGATAATGTCGGCGTTAGATGTGATGCTAATAGCCATGCTCGGACACATCGTCGACTGGCTCAGCGTCCAAGTGCCGTCGCGCCTGTGGGCGGAGCGCGGCGAGATACTACTATGGCTGGTCGCCGTAATGGTGGCCAGCATCGCAGTAGTGGCCCTGCAGACCGTCGTAAAACATCAGACACTCACCGTGAACTTGCCCATGCGGCTACGGTGGAACTTCCACAGGCTGATGCTGGGACAAAGCATGGCCTTCTATCAGGACGAGTTCGCGGGTCGCATCACGGCCAAGGTGATGCAAACATCACTTGCAGTGCGCGAAACCATTTTCGTGCTGGCCGACGTCATTGTCGCTATGAGTATCTACGTGACGTCCATGATCATCCTGGTTGGCGTACTTGATACGCAATTGGTATGGCCCTTTGTAGGCTGGTTCGTCCTCTACGTCACCGCGTTGTTTTATTTTGTGCCTCGCCTTGGCAAGTTCGGCAAGGAGCAGGCTGACGCGCGTGCGCTGTTGACTGGACGTGTGACCGACGCCTATACCAACATCGCCACTGTCAAACTGTTCTCGCACTCGCAGCGCGAGGCAGGGTTCGCGCGCGAGGCCATGCGCGAATTCATGCGCACCGGTTACGGCGAGATGCGGCTAGTGAGCGCCTTTGAGATCGTCAACCATCTCTTGGGCATTGGGCTCACGATTGGCACGACGGGTACTGCGTTGTGGCTGTGGTCGCAAGGTGCAGTGGGAGTGGGCGCCGTTGCCGCCGGCACCGCTATGGCGTTGCGGCTGCAGGGCATTTCGCAATGGCTCATGTGGGAGATGACCAGTCTATTTGAGAATGTCGGCATAGTGCAGGACGGCATGAAGACGCTGTCGATCCGACCTACCGTTCTCGATGCGCCTGACGCCGTCGATCTCGCAGCAACCCGTGGCGAGGTTTGCTTCGAACGAGTGAGCTTCCGCTACGCTGAAAGCGGTCTCCGCGTAATCGACGATCTGGACCTCACGGTCAGGCCTGGTGAAAAAATTGGTCTGGTCGGCCGCTCGGGTGCCGGCAAGTCGACGCTATTGAACTTGCTGCTGCGCTTTCATGATCTGGAAAGCGGTCGCATCCTGATCGACGGGCAGAACATCGCACACGCTACGCAGGATTCGTTGCGCAGCCAAATCGGTATGGTCACGCAAGATATTTCGCTGCTGCATCGGTCAGTAGCCGACAACATTTCCTACGGTAGACCCAATGCGACGTTGGTGGAGATCGAGGCGGCGGCCCGGCGCGCAGAGGCACACACTTTTATCCGGAATCTCAGCGATGCGGGCAAGCGCTGCGGTTACGAGGTGCATGTGGGCGAGCGCGGCGTCAAGCTCTCGGGCGGACAGCGTCAGCGTATCGCCATTGCGCGCGCGATGCTGAAGGACGCACCGATCCTGCTGCTCGACGAGGCGACCAGTGCACTTGATTCCGAAGTCGAAGCCGTAATCCAGCGAAGCCTTTACCGATTAATGGAGGGCAAGACTGTGATTGCGATCGCACACCGGCTGTCCACCATCGCGGCGATGGACCGTTTGATCGTGCTTGATGAGGGACGTGTTGTCGAAGAGGGCGATCACACAACGCTGCTTGCGCAAGGGGGGCTTTACGCGAGGTTGTGGGCTCACCAGAGCGGCGGATACCTGGGCGACCCTAAATGA
- a CDS encoding DegT/DnrJ/EryC1/StrS family aminotransferase produces the protein MLEKLAIYGGATVHDGNWPNWPQSTDNTRRNVDAVLSSHRWSISGQYRGRPSWEERFAQAFAVYTGAGYCVPSSTGTASLSMALEACEVGAYDEVIVPGVSWVASASAVLGINAIPVLTDVESETGCLDPVALERAITSRTRAITVVHLGSAVADMDRLVAIAQAHSIPLIEDCAQAHGARYAGRHVGCFGAAGTFSMQHSKLLTSGEGGAVITNNASLARRLAHLRADGRTLSAQPPVIDEMALVETAEIMGNNHCLSEFHAAILVAQLEVLDEQLAHRRRNAAALDSFLVSLGFLPQATSSRTTERAHYTYVVRLPQSIVETQGAEWFAAALSAEIQLPCKTMYSALNQNPLYKPFSRNRFELGKVFTDAIDPSRYQLPRAQEFSRSCIALPHRMLLADTSAMERVAAAFEKLTRLIDNQRA, from the coding sequence ATGTTGGAAAAACTTGCAATTTACGGAGGGGCTACGGTCCACGACGGGAATTGGCCCAATTGGCCCCAGAGCACTGACAACACTCGACGTAATGTTGATGCCGTGCTGAGTAGCCACCGATGGTCCATCAGTGGTCAATACCGTGGGCGGCCGTCTTGGGAAGAGCGCTTCGCACAGGCGTTTGCCGTTTACACTGGCGCCGGGTATTGCGTGCCGTCCTCGACGGGCACCGCCAGCTTGAGCATGGCCTTGGAGGCCTGCGAGGTCGGGGCGTACGACGAGGTAATCGTGCCGGGCGTGAGCTGGGTCGCATCAGCGTCCGCGGTACTCGGGATCAATGCTATTCCCGTCCTGACCGACGTGGAGTCCGAGACCGGTTGCCTTGATCCAGTGGCACTTGAACGCGCAATCACGTCGCGTACCCGAGCCATCACTGTGGTCCACCTTGGATCGGCGGTCGCCGACATGGATCGCTTGGTGGCGATCGCTCAAGCGCACTCCATTCCATTAATCGAAGATTGCGCCCAGGCACATGGTGCCCGCTATGCCGGTCGGCATGTCGGTTGCTTCGGCGCGGCAGGTACTTTTTCGATGCAGCATAGCAAGCTGCTGACGAGCGGCGAAGGTGGGGCGGTGATTACCAACAACGCGAGCCTCGCACGCCGCCTGGCGCATCTGCGGGCCGACGGCCGAACGCTCTCCGCGCAGCCGCCTGTAATAGACGAGATGGCGCTGGTTGAGACTGCGGAGATCATGGGTAACAACCATTGTCTCTCGGAATTTCATGCCGCCATCTTGGTGGCGCAACTAGAGGTGTTGGACGAGCAGCTGGCACATCGGCGTCGTAATGCCGCCGCTCTGGATAGCTTTCTGGTTTCTCTTGGTTTCTTGCCACAGGCTACCTCCTCTCGCACCACGGAGAGGGCGCACTACACCTACGTGGTGCGGTTGCCGCAGTCGATTGTGGAGACGCAGGGCGCTGAATGGTTCGCTGCGGCGCTGTCTGCGGAAATCCAGTTGCCCTGCAAGACGATGTACAGCGCGCTTAACCAGAATCCTCTCTACAAGCCGTTCTCGCGAAACCGGTTCGAGTTGGGCAAGGTATTTACCGATGCGATTGATCCATCCCGTTATCAATTGCCCAGAGCGCAAGAGTTTTCCAGGTCCTGCATCGCTTTGCCTCATCGCATGCTATTGGCCGATACGAGCGCCATGGAACGTGTGGCCGCCGCCTTCGAAAAGTTAACCAGGTTGATTGACAACCAGCGAGCTTAA
- a CDS encoding glutathione S-transferase has product MNTLYSFRRCPYAMRARMALRYSGVAVDIVEVSLKAKPAEMLALSGKGTVPVLSADGRVIDESLDIMRWALAQNDPQDWLLKDDPVAAAQIAPLIEQNDQEFKVHLNRYKYAERYPEQPMEVYRGEGEVFLQRLETLLEGRDYLLASHPCLADVALMPFVRQFAHVDRDWFAQTPYQRLQDWLQRFLESDLFTGVMRK; this is encoded by the coding sequence ATGAACACCCTGTATTCCTTCCGCCGCTGCCCTTACGCCATGCGCGCACGCATGGCCCTGCGCTACTCGGGCGTGGCCGTGGACATTGTCGAAGTCAGCCTGAAGGCCAAGCCCGCCGAAATGCTCGCGCTGTCGGGCAAAGGCACGGTGCCGGTGCTGAGCGCCGATGGCCGGGTGATCGACGAAAGCCTCGACATCATGCGCTGGGCCCTGGCACAGAACGATCCGCAGGACTGGCTGCTCAAGGATGATCCTGTGGCAGCGGCGCAAATCGCCCCCCTGATCGAACAGAACGATCAGGAGTTCAAGGTGCACTTGAATCGCTACAAGTACGCCGAACGTTATCCCGAGCAGCCGATGGAGGTTTATCGCGGCGAAGGCGAGGTGTTTCTGCAAAGGCTGGAGACGTTGCTGGAGGGACGCGACTACTTGCTGGCCAGCCATCCATGCCTGGCCGATGTGGCGTTGATGCCCTTCGTGCGCCAGTTCGCCCACGTAGACCGCGACTGGTTCGCGCAGACGCCGTATCAGCGGTTGCAGGACTGGTTGCAGCGGTTTCTGGAGTCGGATTTGTTTACCGGTGTGATGCGCAAATAA
- a CDS encoding exonuclease SbcCD subunit D C-terminal domain-containing protein, with product MRLFHTSDWHLGQNLHGQDRDFEHGCFLDWLLRQLKLDQPDVLLIAGDIFDTVNPPVKAQERLYDFIVSAHEQQPLLTIVMIAGNHDSGSRIELPAPLMRRLRTHALGRVLWLDDGQLDAERLLLPLPDASGEIAGWCLALPFLRPAEVTGAHLGDNYLRGIGQVHEWLIEAANAKRQPGQALIAISHAHMAGGSVSEDSERSLIIGNAEALPASLFGPSISYVALGHLHKPQKVNDEERIRYSGSPIPLSFSEISYQHQILDIKLDGETLVSVEPKLIPRAVNLQRIGPAPLSEILLQLADLPNIDLLAEIQRQPWLEVRVRLDEPQPDLRNQVETALQGKAVRLVRIAVEYAGNGGRDGADEGSTLIELDQLTPQELFSRAWQDNYGSEVDEQTLKDFAELLQDVQMESEQP from the coding sequence TTGCGCTTGTTTCACACCTCCGACTGGCACCTGGGGCAGAACCTGCACGGCCAGGATCGCGATTTCGAGCACGGCTGTTTTCTCGACTGGCTGTTGCGCCAGCTGAAACTGGATCAACCGGATGTGCTGTTGATCGCCGGCGATATCTTCGACACGGTCAATCCACCGGTCAAAGCCCAGGAACGTCTCTACGACTTCATCGTCAGCGCCCACGAACAGCAGCCGTTGCTGACCATCGTGATGATCGCCGGCAACCACGATTCCGGCTCGCGGATCGAACTGCCCGCGCCTTTGATGCGGCGCTTGCGCACCCATGCCCTCGGTCGTGTGTTGTGGCTGGATGACGGGCAACTGGATGCCGAACGCCTGTTGCTGCCCTTGCCCGATGCCAGCGGTGAAATCGCCGGCTGGTGCCTGGCGCTGCCATTCCTGCGTCCCGCGGAAGTCACCGGTGCGCACTTGGGTGACAACTACCTGCGCGGGATCGGCCAGGTGCACGAATGGCTGATCGAAGCGGCCAACGCCAAGCGCCAGCCGGGCCAGGCACTGATTGCCATCAGCCACGCGCACATGGCCGGTGGCTCGGTGTCGGAAGACTCCGAGCGCAGCCTGATCATTGGCAATGCCGAAGCCCTGCCCGCCAGCCTGTTCGGGCCGAGCATCAGCTACGTTGCCCTCGGCCACTTGCACAAACCGCAGAAGGTCAACGACGAGGAGCGCATCCGCTACAGCGGCTCGCCGATTCCGCTGTCGTTTTCCGAGATCAGCTATCAGCACCAGATTCTCGACATCAAGCTCGACGGCGAAACCCTGGTTAGCGTCGAACCGAAACTGATCCCCCGCGCGGTCAACCTGCAGCGCATCGGCCCGGCGCCATTGAGCGAGATCCTGCTGCAACTGGCGGACCTGCCGAACATCGACCTGTTGGCCGAGATCCAGCGCCAGCCGTGGCTGGAGGTGCGGGTGCGCCTCGACGAACCGCAACCCGACCTGCGCAATCAAGTGGAAACCGCCCTCCAAGGCAAGGCCGTGCGCCTGGTGCGCATCGCCGTCGAGTACGCCGGCAACGGCGGCCGTGACGGTGCCGACGAAGGCAGCACGCTGATCGAACTGGACCAGCTCACGCCTCAGGAACTGTTCAGCCGCGCCTGGCAGGACAACTACGGCAGCGAGGTCGACGAGCAGACCCTCAAGGACTTCGCCGAGCTGTTGCAGGACGTGCAGATGGAGAGCGAACAGCCATGA